DNA from Mycobacterium sp. SMC-8:
CCCTGCGGATGGACGCGGTGGACTCGCTCCACGATCCGCTGACCCGGTTGTTCAACCGGCGCGGCCTGGACACTCACCTGGCCGAGGTGGTGGCCCCGGGCGGTACCCGGGTCGGCGTGCTGGCGGTGGACATCGACAAGTTCAAGGCGATCAACGACCGGTACGGCCACGACACCGGAGACCGGGTGCTGGTGGCGGTGGCCGACGCGGCGCGCGCCGCGGTGGCCGCCCTCGGCGTGCGGTCGGTCACCGCGCGCACCGGCGGTGAGGAGTTCGTCATCGTCGTCGACGGCGGACCGCAGACCGTCGCCGCCGTGGCCGCGCTGCTGCACGACACGGTGGCGCGCTGCGATGCCGCGCTGGTGCCGACCGTCAGCATCGGGGCGGCCACCGCCCAGATCGACGGCGACCTCGGCGGCGTGGTCCGCACGCTGATCGAGCGGGCCGACGCCGCGATGTACCGCGCCAAACACGCCGGAGGGAACCGTACCGTGATGGCCGCCGTGGCAGCATGATGCGATGACCCATCCGGCAGACCGGCACCTGCGCCGGCTCACCACCCCACGCGCTGCCGCGTTCGCCGGTGTCCTGTTCGCGCTGATGTTCGGAGCGGCCCTGGTGCTGATCCGCACCGAGCTGCCGGACGGCTCGGTGCACCGGCTGCGGATCGCCATCGTGTTGATGCCGTTCGCCGGCATCGCCTTTCTGTGGTTCCTCGGCGTGGTCCGCGACGGCGTCGGTGCGCTGGAGGACAAGTTCTTCTCGACGGTGTTCCTCGGCAGCGGTCTGCTGTTCCTGGCGATGATCTTCGCGTCGACAGCCGTAGGTGCGGGGCTGATCGCGACGAGGGAGTCCGCCGTGCCGGGTTCGCGCACCGAGGTCAACGCTTTCGGTCAGGCGCTTCTGCTCGCGCTGTCCGACACCTACGCGCTGCGGATGGCCGCGGTGTTCATGATCTCGCTGGCCACCATCTGGCTGCGCACCCGGCTGATGCCGACCTGGCTGGTTGTCGTGACTTACGTTGTGGCGCTGTGTGTCCTGATCGGCAGCGACGTCACCAAGTGGATGACGGTGAGTTTCCCGGTCTGGGTGCTGATCGTCAGTGTGCTGCTGCTGGTCCGTGCCGGCGTCATCGATCATCCAGACGCAGCGCGCTCGCCGGACAGAGTTTGACCGCTTCCCGGGCGCGCTCGGCCGCGTCGCCGCTGACCTCGTCGGTGAGGATGACCACGATCCCGTCGTCGTCCTGATCGAAGATGTCGCCGGCGACCATCACGCAGTTGCCCGCCTGAATGCAGAGCTCACGGTCGGCGTGAACCTTGCTCACCGTCATGTGATCCTCACTTCCAGGCGACCTGCAACGATTTCAGACCGTAGATGAAGTGGAACGACCGGAACTGCACATCGGCGAAGTCCTCGGCCGGCTCCAGCGTCGGGAAGCGGCGTAGCAAGGCCGGGAAGGCGATCTGCATCTCCATCCGGGCCAGCGGGGCGCCGAGGCAGTGATGCACGCCGTGC
Protein-coding regions in this window:
- a CDS encoding ferredoxin, whose product is MTVSKVHADRELCIQAGNCVMVAGDIFDQDDDGIVVILTDEVSGDAAERAREAVKLCPASALRLDDR